One Thermoplasmata archaeon genomic window, CTTGATTCTAGAAGAAAACGCCTCTGTGTTGATCTCGGAAGGCTCCACGGTCACAATAAACGGCGACCTCTGGCTCTCGGGGAAGTCGTCCCTGCGCATCGAGAACTCGACGCTGAGAATTCGGGTCCCCGAGGAGCCGCCGATGAGAATCGAGGAGCTCTACCTGGCCCCCAGCGGCTTCGTCCTAGTCGAGGAGGACGCCTCGATGTGGCTCTCGGGCGCCAGGCTCGAGGTCTCGAGGCTCCGGGAGACCCTGATGCAGGGTATCGTGAGTCCTGGCTTCGGGCGAATCGGGGAGAGCTACACCTATAGAATAACCTACACCGACCCGCAGGAGCGGCCCCCGGAGCGGCTCGTCGCGGTTATAGACGGCGAGACCCTCAACATGACGCAGGAGGACCCCGACGACACCACCTTCCGAGACGGCGTGGTTTACAGGTGTGAGGCGGTCCTCCCCGCGGGCAACCACAGTTACCACTTCGAGTGCGAGGGCCCCGACGGCCCCCTGCGCTACCCGCGCGAGGGCGAGATTCCGGGACCGCACGTCGGCACGGACGAGCCGATTTTTCTCTTCGGCTCGGAGATGCTCGTCAGCTTCGGGACCGTCGAGGCGCTCTCCTCGACGATAGACATGGAGGCGACCCTATACACCCACATGGACTCCAGACTCACCCTTGAGCGCTCGTCCCTGAGGTGCGGTCTCACCATCGAGATAAACCCGCTCTGCGTCTTCACCGAGTCGAACGTGCCGAGCATGGTCGTCAAGGAGAGAACGGGAGCGGTCAAGGTGATTCTGCGCGACTGCACCGTGGGCACCGCGGTCATCGAGAGCGTCTCCGGCGTCCTCTTTGAGCGATGCACCGTCGAGACCCTGGACATGCAGTCCGAGTCCCGGACCACGGTGATTGGCTCGACCGTCAGGTTCCTCAGCGCCGGCGGCAACGCCTCCGCCCTCCTCGACGCATCCACGGTCACCGCGACCGAGTTCCCCCACATGCGGCTCGGGGGGGACTGCTGCGTGACTGCCATCAATGGGACCCGCCTCGGGCTGGTCCACATGCACGAGCGCGCCCGGCTCTACCTGACCGCGTCCGAGGTGGGGAGGCTCGAGGCGCATGACGACGCACGGGTGTGGAGCGAGGGCGCGGCCATAGAACAGCAGGAGCTCTCAGGCAACGCGACAATCCTCAACACCATGAGGATAAGGGCGACCGTGAACGGCAGGCCGGCCGTCGTGGAGGTGGAGGTGATCTCCCCGGGCGGCGAGCTGCTGGTCTCCACGACCACCCGCGAGGACGGCTCCAGGAGCTTCGCGGTGCCGACGCGCATCGTCCGCCCCAGCGGCACGGAGGAGCTGGAGCGCTGCACGATAAGGGTGAGGTACATGTCGCTCGAGAGCGTGACGGAGCACAACCTGAGCGGGAGCCCGGAGGTCAATGTCTCGCTCGAGGACCTCATGCCGCCGCGCATCGAGGACATCGAGTTCGACCACTACTTCAGGACGGAGGGCGAGGCGCTGGTCAGGGCGCGTGTGAGCGACGGGAGCGGCTCGGGCGTGAGCCGGGTGGAGGTGGCGTACTCCGTGGACGGTGGTAGGGAGAGATGGGCCAAACTCTTCCATATCGGCGGTGGCCTGTACGAGGGGACACTGACAGGCCTCAAGGGGGCGAGCGAGGTGAGGTTCAGGGTAGTGGCGAGCGACTGGATGAACAACACAATGTCGTCCCCGCCGAGAGCGGTTGGCGTGGGCGCGCCCCGGTGGGCGTGGGGCGCGGCGCTCGCGCTTGTTGCGGCCTTGCTCGCGCTTGCGGCGGGCTGGGCGCTGCTGGAGCGCCTCAGACTCAAGAGGTTCGTGAGGGGCGGGGGGCCCCGCGAGGCGGAGAGGTGATTCCGATGGAGGGAGGTGAGAGGGAGATTCCGGAGGGCCGGGAAGCGCCGGCGGAGGAGACCGGCGAGCCGGGGGGCGGCGGGATGGAGGGAGGAGGGAATGGAGAAGTGGGAGGGGGACGCGCGGAGGAAGCGACGCGGGGGCCCGGGGACGAGGGGAGCGGCCCCGCGCCTGAACTCAGCCCCACGGTTCAGGAGGTCGCGGGGCGGATTGAGGAGGAGGTCTCGGAGATGGAGCGCTCCGGCTCCGGCCTCGAGGGGATGAGGTACTTCTACGGGCTCGCCCGGGGCCTCTTCACGAAGAGGGTCGAGGAGCTGCGGGCGCTGAAGGAGCAGGGGAAGAAGCTCATCGGCGTATTCTGCAACTTCGTGCCCGAGGAGCTTGTGATCGCCGCCGGCGCTGTGCCCATCAGGCTCTGCTCCGGCTGCCAGGAGCCGATCGCCACGGCCGAGGAGGTCCTTCCCAGGAACTTCTGCCCCGCGATCAAGTCGTCGCTGGGGATGCTGATGGTCCAGTCGCCCCACTTCCAGCTCGCGGACCTGCTCATCACGCCGACCACCTGCGATGGGAAGAAGAAGATGGCCGAGGTTCTGGCGGAGTACAGGCCGACCTGGGTCCTCGAGGTTCCGCACACCACCCTCACCACGCAGGCCCGCCAGCTCTGGGCAAACGAGCTGGCGATGCTGAAGAGGAATCTGGAGCAGTTCACCGGAAACAGAATCACGAGGGCGGGGTTGCGCGCCGCGATCGAGCTGACCAACCGCCGGAGGGCGCTGATTCGGAGGCTATACGAGGCGCGGAAGAGGGAGGACGTGCCGATATGGGGCAGGGACGCGCTCCTGGCCACAAACCTCTGGTTCCACGACGACCCCGCGAGGTGGGCGGCGCAGATGGAGAGGCTGTGCGACGAGGTCGAGAGGAGGGAGAGGGGGGTGGCCGACAGGAAGGCCCCCAGAATTCTCCTGACGGGCAGCCCGGTGATTCTGCCGACCTGGAAGCTGCCCAGACTCATAGAGGAGTCGGGAGGCGTTCTGGTCGCGGACGAGATATGCACTGGCGCGAAGGTGGTCTGGGACCCGGTGTACGTGAAGGACTACTCGATGACTGGGATGCTTCTCGGCCTCGCCGACCGCTACCTGATGAACTCCTGCGCCTGCTTCACCCCGAACCGCTCGCGTGTCGAGAGGCTGCTCCAGTTCGCGCAGCAGTTCAGGGCGAGCGGGGTGGTCTACCACGTGCTCATGGGCTGCTACATATACAGCATCGAGGCGCGGCACATAGAGAGGGCCCTGATGGAGAAGGGGACGCCGATGCTCACAATCGAGACCGACTACAGCACAGAGGACGTGGAGCAGATTCGCACCCGCGTGGAGGCTTTTCTGGAGATGATAACGAGCGCGAGGGTGTGAATGGGGCCACGGCTCGAGCAATATGAAGAGAGATACGGCAAGCTGCTCATTGAGAATTTCACAAGACCCAACTTGATGCTTTTCTCTCTGGTATGGCTCCCGGTTCCCTCCGGTTTACTGGTGGGGATATTTTTCACTACTATCGATTTCTCAGGTCATCCAGCTCTTTCCAAAGTTCCGCAGTGGTTTATTAAATCATTAGGTGTGTCATGTCTCATCTCGGTCATGTTCCTGGTATATCGCTCAAGGAGGATTCTCTTCAGCCACGGGAAATGCCTCTTCGAGAAAGGCATTCTGCTGGACGGGGCCTGGGTTTTCAATGATGATGACAATTTCCTGTTTTTCAACGAAATGAATCTCGCGCTCATCGCACCTACGAACCAAACGGCATTGAGGACGATGATGAGAATACACACCGCCGGTGCTGGTAATTCATTAGAGGCAGAGGATTCTAAATCGGGTTACTCCAGATTGATTATGAATCATGAGGCAGATGGTCTTCTCGGCCAGCTCGTGATTGTGAGCGGGCACCATTTTCGGTACGAGTATATAAAAGTACCATTAAAAACCATAAGGCGCCTCCAGAAATTCCGGAAATGTTCAGGGAAATCGCCCTTAAAAACCACGTGGAATTGATTGACGAATATGATCCGGCGGGGGGTCTTGCGCCGGACAGCAAACCGCTCAGATTATCTCTCGAGGAGCGCGAGAGGGAGTTCGGGCGTATGGTCTATGAGAATTTCACGCGCCCGAGCGGCGTCTCAGGAAGGCACGGGGCCTGCCTTTTCGAGCGCGGGATTCTCCAGCCCGGAACCTGGCCCCATGAATTCGATACTCCTGACGAGTTCATTTTTTTCAGAACCCTCTGGAAAATATTGATCTGCCCGTTGCGGGAAATGATGCTGGCCCTCCTCGACGAGATGGATAAAGTATATGAAGAGCATATGCCCGGGATAAAGAAAGAGAGGCTCCACTCCATGAAACCCAACGGGATGAGATGCGCGGGGTGCGAGAGCGAGATTTTCTTTGTTTTCAAGCTCGCCCGCGCCGAAATGATTTCATACTCCGCGAAGGATTTTATCGATTTGCCAGAGTTCATCCGGCTCGTACGCCCTCTGGCGGATATGTACTGTGTCCGGGTGGAGATCGGGCCGCACCTTATAGGTGAAATCGGAGGAGCTCCGCTGAGCTGAAAAGGTCGGCTCGTACGTCTAGGAGCCTCCGACAAGGCGGTGCGCTTGGCCCGCCCCCTCCCAATTTATCCCCTCCCATGCCTCCTCCATAACAGGGCCAGAATGACTGTGGCGACAATCAGGACAGACCACATCCAGAAAAGGAAGGTCTCGCGAGAGATTTCAACCGCCCGCACGGTTATCTTGAAGCTCTTCTCGGCCAGCGCGCCGTCGTCATCGCGCACCGCCACCTTGACCAGATATTTGCCCGGCTTCGTAAAAGTATAGTTGACAACGGTGCCGTTGATGGTCTTATTTTTAATCAGCCAGCTCACGGCAACGATGCGGCCGTCGGGGTCGAAGGAGCCTGAGGCGTCGAGAAATGCTCTCTCGTCGGCCATGAGCTTTTGTTCGTATTTGAGCCCAATCACAGGGCCTCTGTTCCGCACATTTATCGTTATGTTGGTCACATTCTCATCAAAATCATCATCTATGACCCTCAGTTTTACTTCATAGGTCCCGTCGTCCCTGTACTCGTGGCTCACGTTTTCGCCCAC contains:
- a CDS encoding 4Fe-4S binding protein, with translation MTAGVEEEGAKGPGKRDSRALSLSSLFLIASGAGWLLSGLLNLAALAATQLGRGRVVPGAMYPLLDVDGWMFFLLCVLSFSLMGVIGLGAGWGVLKKRYWARSLALSFSIMAAVSGALLATYTYPAPGVLLALAHLVFVVYLVRSREMERAFPVWVSRHARGASQFSLLFLLNATAVGSLIIAPMLPLLRFRHMSGGTYGVPLCSLGSISRCLSGNWADLLLAPVLLIAVLMLVGLLVGRALCGWACPIGFLQDLAARVKGLAGAGDVEPSMRAHELLRLVKYAVLLFVLLLALNIGIASVLSPDAKGELASGLSGFPLFQSGATPCEACPAPITGYFLPDDLITNGLAGRFVMTPEAALRLFVLAGFVIGALLMPRFFCRYFCPAGAMAALFNRVSALSIEKDQERCTDCGYCVTACPMRITRLRDERVDSRVHDTECTFCLECVDRCPERALSLSFQGRSVYSGGKEWWLRTLRETGPPSGELEETPAPPTASPPAIGGGRGAQPPGDEGRRGAAALLALLIAASLVAPALVSTDVSGREYGPGNLPPANHRGDRTLSSGDRLIVRASELTINGSLILEENASVLISEGSTVTINGDLWLSGKSSLRIENSTLRIRVPEEPPMRIEELYLAPSGFVLVEEDASMWLSGARLEVSRLRETLMQGIVSPGFGRIGESYTYRITYTDPQERPPERLVAVIDGETLNMTQEDPDDTTFRDGVVYRCEAVLPAGNHSYHFECEGPDGPLRYPREGEIPGPHVGTDEPIFLFGSEMLVSFGTVEALSSTIDMEATLYTHMDSRLTLERSSLRCGLTIEINPLCVFTESNVPSMVVKERTGAVKVILRDCTVGTAVIESVSGVLFERCTVETLDMQSESRTTVIGSTVRFLSAGGNASALLDASTVTATEFPHMRLGGDCCVTAINGTRLGLVHMHERARLYLTASEVGRLEAHDDARVWSEGAAIEQQELSGNATILNTMRIRATVNGRPAVVEVEVISPGGELLVSTTTREDGSRSFAVPTRIVRPSGTEELERCTIRVRYMSLESVTEHNLSGSPEVNVSLEDLMPPRIEDIEFDHYFRTEGEALVRARVSDGSGSGVSRVEVAYSVDGGRERWAKLFHIGGGLYEGTLTGLKGASEVRFRVVASDWMNNTMSSPPRAVGVGAPRWAWGAALALVAALLALAAGWALLERLRLKRFVRGGGPREAER
- a CDS encoding double-cubane-cluster-containing anaerobic reductase; translation: MEGGEREIPEGREAPAEETGEPGGGGMEGGGNGEVGGGRAEEATRGPGDEGSGPAPELSPTVQEVAGRIEEEVSEMERSGSGLEGMRYFYGLARGLFTKRVEELRALKEQGKKLIGVFCNFVPEELVIAAGAVPIRLCSGCQEPIATAEEVLPRNFCPAIKSSLGMLMVQSPHFQLADLLITPTTCDGKKKMAEVLAEYRPTWVLEVPHTTLTTQARQLWANELAMLKRNLEQFTGNRITRAGLRAAIELTNRRRALIRRLYEARKREDVPIWGRDALLATNLWFHDDPARWAAQMERLCDEVERRERGVADRKAPRILLTGSPVILPTWKLPRLIEESGGVLVADEICTGAKVVWDPVYVKDYSMTGMLLGLADRYLMNSCACFTPNRSRVERLLQFAQQFRASGVVYHVLMGCYIYSIEARHIERALMEKGTPMLTIETDYSTEDVEQIRTRVEAFLEMITSARV